The genome window GCCGTATGACCATTACCAGCCGTAAGCGCGGCAGTAATGACGCATGGAATTTGCAGATTGAAGGCGGTGTAATGCGCGATGTGAAACCTGCATCATTATCGCAAGGTACACGAATTGATGTGCAGGATTTGTTTTATGCCACACCTGCGCGGTTAAAGTTTTTAAAATCTCTGCCAACTGAATATGGACATATCCTTGAATCTCTGGAACGTCTTGCCATGGCATGGCCAGCTGTCAGCTTTTCGTTATTCGAAGATGGGCGTAAACCATGGCGCTGCGAAGCGGTGCCAGGATTATTCCCCGAACAGCGCAAAGCTCGCCTTGGCGCAATATTGGGCGCTGATTTTGCTAATAATGCCATTCCGGTTGATGCGTCGCGCGGTGGCGTGAACCTAAGCGGGTGGATTGGTTTGCCAACCCTGAATCGCGCTTTTGCACGCGACCAGTATTTATTCGTCAATAACCGCCCCGTGCGTGACCGCGTATTGCTTGGTGCGGTAAAAGCGGCTTACGGCGATTTAATCCCGCATGGTCGTCATGCCGTGGTGGCATTATTTTTGGACATGCCAATGGCAGAGGTCGATGTGAATGTACATCCCGCTAAACTGGAAGTACGTTTCCGCGATGGCGCGCTTATTCGCGGCCTAATCATCAGTACGCTACGTCAAGCATTGCACGCCGAAGCCAAGGTTACGTCAAATACACTAAGTGATGCGACCTTGCATAGTTTCCAAGCAAGTCAAAGTTTTCATCGTGCTGCCGCACCATATGGCGGGCAACAAACGTATAATTGGCAGTCACCGCCCGAACAACACTATGAGCAACAGCGCAGCATGAGCGGATTTAGCGAAGTCGCGCAACCTTTCGCCAAGCAATATGTAAATAATGATTTTGCTGCTGTAAGCCAGCAGGATAATTCACCCAATACACAAGCGCAGGATTTCCCATTAGGGGCAGCGTTAGCGCAAATCCACGAGACCTATATTGTTGCACAAACGGCGGATGGTCTTGTGCTGGTTGACCAGCATGCCGCGCATGAACGCCTGACTTATGAGCGCATGAAAGCTGCATTAGCCAGTGGCGGTGTAAAACGCCAAGGACTGCTTATTCCAGAAGTCGTAGAACTGAGTGATCTTGATGCTACGCGCATTTTGGAAAAGCAAAGCGAGTTTGCAGAGCTTGGGCTGATTATTGAACCTTTTGGCGGTAATGCGATTGTCGTGCACGAAATTCCCGCGCTTTTAAATAAAACAAATATTCCAAAATTGATTCAGGATTTGGCAGCAGAAATCGGTGAATGGGGTCATGCCATCAGCCTTAAAGAAAAACTGGAAGAGGTATGTTCAACCATCGCTTGCCATGGCTCTATCCGCGCAGGGCGCGCGCTAAATTGCGAAGAAATGAATACCCTGTTGAGGCAAATGGAAGCAACGCCGCATTCAGGCCAATGCAATCATGGTCGCCCGACTTATATTGAGTTAAAGTTCAGCGATGTTGAAAAGCTATTCCAGCGTAAATAATGATTACTTTACTTGAACCCTTTCTGGATATGCTCGTTGCAGAGCGCAGCGTTTCTAAAAATACCAAAGCGGCTTATGAGGCTGATATCATTCAAGCAGCGCAGTTCTTTGCGCGCCGCAAGAAAGACATCGCTAACGCAGATGAAAATGATATTGCAGCATTCCTGAAATCTATCTCATCGCTTGCGCCAAAAAGCCGCGCGCGTAAATTATCATCGCTCAAGCAATATTATCGTTTTTTGGTTTCCGAAAATCATCGCAAGGATAACCCGACGACAGAACAGGAAGGGCCAAAGCTCGCGCGTAAACTCCCTGATGTGCTCAGCGTTGATGATATGCAAAAATTATTTGCGGCTGTTTCCGGTAATACCCCTGAATCCATTCGTATGAATGCGCTGCTAGAGCTTGCTTATGGTTCGGGCTTGCGCGTCAGTGAACTTATGAGCCTGCCACTATCGTCGTACAGTAATAAGCGCCGTGCCATGCTGGTGCGCGGAAAGGGAGATAAAGAGCGCCTCGTACCATTATCACAGCCAGCCCATGCCGCAGTTGCAGCTTACCTCGAAATTCGCCAAAAATTTCTTCCTAAAAAAGCAAAACAATCGCCTTATCTTTTTCCATCACACGGTAAAGATGGTTATCTATCACGCATTCGTTTTTACCAAATGTTGAAAGATGTTGCGGCGAAAGCCGGGTTGCCATTTAAGAAAATCCACCCCCACAGTTTGCGCCACGCCTTTGCCACCCACGTATTGTCAGGTGGTGCCGATTTGCGCAGTCTACAACAAATGTTAGGGCATGCCGATATCGGTACAACGCAAATTTATACCCATGTGGTGCGTGATCATCTGCAAAAAACCGTTGAAACACATCATCCATTAGCCAAGAAACGTAAAAGTTAATCCTGCGATTTGCCATTCGATGGCTACTGTGCTATCTGCTTTACTCCATTTTTCGAGGAACTAATGCACTTACTTGATTTCGAACAAAGCGTTGCTGAATTGGAAGCCAAAATCGAAGAGCTTCGCCACCTATCCGTTGGCGGGCAGGTCAGCATTGCAGGTGATGTCGCCAAGTTGCAAGGCAAGCTTGATAAGCAGCTCAAAAGCCTCTACGCGAAACTCACCCCCGCACAAAAGGTGCAAGTTGCGCGTCATCCAGATCGCCCACATACCATCGAAATAATCAAGAACCTGATTGAAGATTTTGTACCGCTTTCTGGAGACCGTTTATTCGGCGATGACCAGGCAATCATTGGTGGGCTTGGCCGGTTCCGTGGTACAGCGGTCATGGTTATGGGCCATGAGCGTGGCCATGATACTGAAACGCGTTTGAAGCATAATTTTGGCATGGCTAAACCCGAAGGTTACCGCAAAGCACAGCGGCTAATGGAACTTGCGGCAAAATTTAATCTACCGATTTTAAGTTTCGTTGATACTGCGGGCGCGTTTCCCGGCGTTGATGCCGAAGCGCGTGGTCAAGCCGAAGCGATTGCTAAGGGTATTGAAGTTTGCCTGCAAGTGGCTGTTCCATTTGTTACGACCATCATCGGGGAAGGTGGTTCAGGCGGTGCAATTGCCATTGCCGCTGCTGACCGTGTGTTAATGCTTGAACATGCAATTTATTCAGTAATTTCTCCTGAAGGTTGCGCATCAATTTTATGGCGTAGTCCAAGCCATGCGAGCGATGCGGCTGAGGCGCTTCGTTTAACTGCGCAGGATTTAAAGGAATTGGATGTAATTGATGAAATTGTCCCGGAACCTTTGGGCGGTGCACATCGCCAGAAGGAAGAAACCTTGGCGCGTCTCGCAGATGCGATAGAAAAGCACCTAAGCGATTTAATAGGCACGGAACCTGCCAAACTTATCAAAAACCGTCAGGATAAGTTTTTGAATATGGGCCAAAAGAGTCTGGCGGCCTGAATCTCTGTCTGATTGTTGCATAAGCGACTCGGTTTATTCGGCTGCGGCGCGGCGCAGGGTTTTTTTGCCTTGAATTATGCACAGCGTTAATTAACATGAACTTTCATTTCCTTTCCCTATACCCCCTTTTAAGGTGCTTCACATGCAGTGCGAAAATTCCAGTCTTTGCGGTCGTCTTACTTACATTGCCAGTATTCTGGTGTTGGTAATGTTTGTTATCAATGCAGGCTTCATCATGTCTAATCGTGCTCTTCAAGAAGACCTGATTGCGCAACAAGCAGTGTTCACCAGCAAGAATAACAAAATTCAACAAAACAGCACTTTTGCAAATATTAATCAAAGCCTCATTCAGGCGCTTACCACTGCGGTGATTGCGCGTAAGGATGAACAAATTAAAGCGCTGTTGATTCAAAATGAAGTGAACCTTCAAGGTATCGGCGCACCAAAACAATAATTGTTAAATCAGTTCCATTTAAACCGAGGATTACGCAATGTCAGACCAAACACACAAATCAGTTACCATCCTTGCAGTCGCCCTGCTTGGCTTCACGGTATTTCAATTCACGCAAATTTTTGTCGATCGCGACAATATTCATGTAATGCAAGAACAAGTGAAGAAGAACATCGAGCAAGCTGATAAAGTACTTGCCGATAACCAGAAGATGCTTGACCAACTTAACGCGATTGCGATTGGTACGCAGCGTTTGGCCGATGCAGGAAATGCAAATGCAAAGGAAATTGTGGTGCAGTTAAACCGCCTTGGCATCAAGATTAACCCGAACTTCAAACCCGGTCAGCAAGAAGGTCAGCCAGCACCAGCTGGTCAACCGCAAGCTGCTCCGGCTCCAGTACCTGCGCCAGTGCCAGCACCAGCAGCGCATAACAACGATGGTCCGCCACCTGTGGTACCCCCAGAACCAAAGCCACCGGTTAAGCCATAAGCATTTTAGTTGATACGATTTAAATATCCCCGCTTGCAGCGGGGATATTTTTTTGTGGTGATAAAACCTGCTCGGTTTTGTAGTATGGATTTTATGAGCGAAAACCCAAATCTAAAACCTTTTCCTGTTTCATGGGACGAACTGCACCGCTATTCCAAGGCCCTTGCGTGGCGTTTGCATGACGCTGCACCAAACGGCGCGCCGTGGAAGGGCATTATTGCCATCACGCGCGGTGGCCTCGTCCCAGCCGGCATTATTGCGCGCGAGCTGGAAATCCGCACGGTAGAAACCATCTGCATTTCTAGCTATGACCACCAGAAGCAACGCAAGGCGGAGTTGCTAAAGCCGGTTATGCAGGCGGTAGGTGATGGTAAAGGTTGGCTGGTGATTGATGATTTGGCTGATACGGGGCGCACTCTGGAACTAGTACGTCAGATTTTGCCTCAGGCAACCTATGCGACAGTATATGCAAAACCGATTGGTAAACCCCTCGTTGATCACTACATCATGGAAGTAAGTCAAGATACGTGGATTTACTTCCCATGGGATGTTGAACTGCAATTCATTCAGCCTATTTCCGTGCAGCGCGGCAAACAGTGAATACATCTTTAAAACTTGCTGCGATTACCCTACAAAAACGTCAGGAAAAACGCGTCTTATTTGGCCATCCATGGGTGTATTCCAATGAAGTGGTCATGGATGAAACAGCAAAAAAACTACCGCCCGGCAGCGTTGTGCGCGTATTAGCTGCTGATGGCCAATTGCTTGGTATTGCGCATTTCAATCCGCATACACTCATTGCAGCACGCATGCTCAATAAGTATGTGGAGCCGGTTGATAAGGATTTTTGGGTAAAACGATTATCGCAATCCTTGGCAATGCGCGACCAGTTATTTGCCAAGCCGTATTACCGTTTGGTGCATGCGGAAGCCGATTTATGTCCCGGGCTCATCGTTGACCGGTATGGAGATGTAATCGTGATGCAAGCAAATACAGCGGGCATGAACGCTGCGCGTGATGATTTAGTCGCAGCGTTAGATGAATTGATAAAGCCAAAAACCATTTTGCTGCGCGGTGATAATCCATCACGTGTTCTGGAAAAATTGCCTGAAGAAGTGGTGCTGCTCAAAGGCAGTGCGCCTGAAGGGCTTGATGTGTTTGAAAATGATTTAACATATTGTGCCGATATATCGGGCGGGCAAAAGACGGGCTGGTTTTATGACCAGCGTGCTAACCGTGCCATGGTTGCAAAATTGGCCAAAGGGCGCACCATGCTTGACTTATACACGCATACAGGCGGGTTTGGATTATGTGCGGCAAAAGCAGGGGTCGCATCGGTGCTGTGTGTTGACCGAAGCGAGCATTCGCTAGCGCTGGCAAAACAGGCAGCGGCAAAACAAAACCTCACACAAGTTGGGTTTGAACAAGAAGAAGTATTCGAATTTTGTGAAAAGCATGGCAAGAGTAAGCGGTATGATATTGTCGTTGCTGATCCACCAGCCTTTGCCAAAAGCAAAAAAGATGTTGGCGCAGCCTCGCGCGGCTATCGCAAGCTGGCAAAGCATTGCGCCGATATGGTTGAGCGGGGCGGGTTCTTTTTCATTGCATCATGCAGTCATGCAATTAACCGTGAACGCTTTGATGAAGAGGTCTTGCGTGGTGTAAGTGAAGCGCGTCGTGGTGCGCGCATTCTGGCGCGAACAGGCGCGGATATGGATCACCCAACCCATCCGCAATTGCCCGAAAGCGCATATCTGAAAGGAATATTGCTGCATGTGGATTAGACACCGGAATAAGATACTGGCAATTTTGGTTTTAAGCGTGCTTGCCAATCTTGCGGCTTATTTTCACATATCTATTCCGGGTCTTCCAAAGACAGAAAGCCCTGCTGTTATTGAGCAAACCACATCTTCTGAAAAAGATGGTTTGGCACAAAATTTCAAAATGACTGATTACCGACGCACGCATATTTTGGTTGGCAGCGAAACGGGCGGCGGGCATCGCTTTGGTGCAGGCAAGCCCGGCAAGACGGAATTTCCGCAAAGCTGGAGTGATGATAAGATTATTTCGACGATTGTTCGCATAGCGAATGACCAAACTCTGCCTCTGCGTCAATCTGGGC of Alphaproteobacteria bacterium contains these proteins:
- the gpt gene encoding xanthine phosphoribosyltransferase, producing the protein MSENPNLKPFPVSWDELHRYSKALAWRLHDAAPNGAPWKGIIAITRGGLVPAGIIARELEIRTVETICISSYDHQKQRKAELLKPVMQAVGDGKGWLVIDDLADTGRTLELVRQILPQATYATVYAKPIGKPLVDHYIMEVSQDTWIYFPWDVELQFIQPISVQRGKQ
- a CDS encoding site-specific tyrosine recombinase XerD — its product is MITLLEPFLDMLVAERSVSKNTKAAYEADIIQAAQFFARRKKDIANADENDIAAFLKSISSLAPKSRARKLSSLKQYYRFLVSENHRKDNPTTEQEGPKLARKLPDVLSVDDMQKLFAAVSGNTPESIRMNALLELAYGSGLRVSELMSLPLSSYSNKRRAMLVRGKGDKERLVPLSQPAHAAVAAYLEIRQKFLPKKAKQSPYLFPSHGKDGYLSRIRFYQMLKDVAAKAGLPFKKIHPHSLRHAFATHVLSGGADLRSLQQMLGHADIGTTQIYTHVVRDHLQKTVETHHPLAKKRKS
- a CDS encoding acetyl-CoA carboxylase carboxyltransferase subunit alpha, whose product is MHLLDFEQSVAELEAKIEELRHLSVGGQVSIAGDVAKLQGKLDKQLKSLYAKLTPAQKVQVARHPDRPHTIEIIKNLIEDFVPLSGDRLFGDDQAIIGGLGRFRGTAVMVMGHERGHDTETRLKHNFGMAKPEGYRKAQRLMELAAKFNLPILSFVDTAGAFPGVDAEARGQAEAIAKGIEVCLQVAVPFVTTIIGEGGSGGAIAIAAADRVLMLEHAIYSVISPEGCASILWRSPSHASDAAEALRLTAQDLKELDVIDEIVPEPLGGAHRQKEETLARLADAIEKHLSDLIGTEPAKLIKNRQDKFLNMGQKSLAA
- a CDS encoding class I SAM-dependent rRNA methyltransferase, coding for MNTSLKLAAITLQKRQEKRVLFGHPWVYSNEVVMDETAKKLPPGSVVRVLAADGQLLGIAHFNPHTLIAARMLNKYVEPVDKDFWVKRLSQSLAMRDQLFAKPYYRLVHAEADLCPGLIVDRYGDVIVMQANTAGMNAARDDLVAALDELIKPKTILLRGDNPSRVLEKLPEEVVLLKGSAPEGLDVFENDLTYCADISGGQKTGWFYDQRANRAMVAKLAKGRTMLDLYTHTGGFGLCAAKAGVASVLCVDRSEHSLALAKQAAAKQNLTQVGFEQEEVFEFCEKHGKSKRYDIVVADPPAFAKSKKDVGAASRGYRKLAKHCADMVERGGFFFIASCSHAINRERFDEEVLRGVSEARRGARILARTGADMDHPTHPQLPESAYLKGILLHVD
- the mutL gene encoding DNA mismatch repair endonuclease MutL produces the protein MTIRLLPSHLVNQIAAGEVIERPAAVVKELVENALDAGATRVDVTTREGGVSAITVQDNGDGMSADELKLAVERHATSKLPEDNLEMISSFGFRGEALPSIASVSRMTITSRKRGSNDAWNLQIEGGVMRDVKPASLSQGTRIDVQDLFYATPARLKFLKSLPTEYGHILESLERLAMAWPAVSFSLFEDGRKPWRCEAVPGLFPEQRKARLGAILGADFANNAIPVDASRGGVNLSGWIGLPTLNRAFARDQYLFVNNRPVRDRVLLGAVKAAYGDLIPHGRHAVVALFLDMPMAEVDVNVHPAKLEVRFRDGALIRGLIISTLRQALHAEAKVTSNTLSDATLHSFQASQSFHRAAAPYGGQQTYNWQSPPEQHYEQQRSMSGFSEVAQPFAKQYVNNDFAAVSQQDNSPNTQAQDFPLGAALAQIHETYIVAQTADGLVLVDQHAAHERLTYERMKAALASGGVKRQGLLIPEVVELSDLDATRILEKQSEFAELGLIIEPFGGNAIVVHEIPALLNKTNIPKLIQDLAAEIGEWGHAISLKEKLEEVCSTIACHGSIRAGRALNCEEMNTLLRQMEATPHSGQCNHGRPTYIELKFSDVEKLFQRK